The Chitinophagales bacterium genome has a segment encoding these proteins:
- the mnmA gene encoding tRNA 2-thiouridine(34) synthase MnmA, translated as MKKRVVVGLSGGVDSSVSAYLLQQQGYEVIALFMKNWHDGEVTIAGDCPWVEDSNDALLVAQKLGIPFQTIDLSSEYKQRIVDYMFAEYEAGRTPNPDVLCNREIKFDVFLKHALTLGADFVATGHYCRKASFEKDGKTIYQLLAGKDDNKDQSYFLCQVSQEQLSKALFPIGDLTKAEVRAIATEQDLVTANKKDSQGLCFIGKVKLPDFLQQQLQPKQGSVILIDNKNIKYNYKYNNCNDEELNALTTIQQFIVQDGKIIGTHNGAHYYTIGQRKGLGIGGYKEPLFVVQTNTTDNIIYLGAGEQHYALNRPALFIPNEDIHWLRQDLQLNNNEQAEYLVRIRYRQPLQKACLYKKENGLYIIFETLQKGITLGQFAAWYHNDELIGSGVIG; from the coding sequence GTGAAAAAACGAGTAGTAGTTGGTTTATCTGGTGGTGTTGACAGTAGTGTTAGTGCTTATTTGTTGCAACAACAAGGTTATGAAGTCATTGCTTTGTTTATGAAAAACTGGCACGATGGCGAAGTTACTATTGCAGGCGATTGTCCTTGGGTAGAAGACAGTAATGATGCTTTGTTGGTAGCACAAAAATTAGGTATTCCATTTCAAACCATTGATTTATCTTCTGAGTACAAGCAACGCATTGTAGATTATATGTTTGCTGAATATGAAGCAGGACGAACACCAAATCCTGATGTATTGTGTAATAGAGAAATAAAGTTTGATGTTTTTTTGAAGCATGCTTTAACACTTGGTGCTGATTTTGTAGCAACAGGTCATTATTGTAGAAAAGCAAGTTTTGAAAAAGATGGAAAAACCATTTATCAATTATTAGCAGGAAAAGATGATAATAAAGACCAAAGTTATTTTTTGTGTCAAGTGAGCCAAGAGCAATTGAGTAAAGCATTATTTCCAATAGGCGATTTAACTAAAGCAGAAGTGAGAGCTATTGCAACCGAACAAGATTTGGTAACTGCTAATAAAAAAGATTCGCAAGGTTTGTGTTTTATTGGTAAAGTAAAGTTACCAGATTTTTTACAACAACAATTGCAACCAAAACAAGGTAGCGTTATTCTTATTGATAATAAAAATATAAAATATAATTATAAGTATAATAATTGTAATGATGAAGAATTGAACGCATTAACTACAATTCAGCAATTTATTGTACAAGATGGCAAAATTATTGGTACACACAATGGAGCACATTATTATACCATTGGACAGCGAAAAGGTTTAGGCATTGGTGGTTACAAAGAACCATTATTTGTAGTACAAACCAATACCACAGATAATATTATTTATCTTGGAGCAGGAGAGCAGCACTATGCATTAAATCGACCAGCTTTATTTATTCCGAATGAAGATATACATTGGTTGCGACAAGATTTACAACTAAATAATAATGAACAAGCTGAATATTTAGTTCGTATTAGATATAGACAACCATTACAGAAAGCTTGTTTGTATAAAAAAGAAAATGGTTTATATATAATCTTTGAAACACTACAAAAAGGTATTACCTTAGGTCAGTTTGCAGCTTGGTATCACAACGACGAGTTAATTGGTAGTGGTGTTATTGGATAG
- a CDS encoding tRNA-(ms[2]io[6]A)-hydroxylase, whose amino-acid sequence MLGLKLATDPRWVNLAEKSIEDILTDHAYCEQKATSTCIALIQYYPDKTFMVDKLVPVVNEEWTHFRLVLDELKKRNLQLGKQRKDEYVNQLNKMMTKSGIQEDLFLDRMLQAALIEARSCERFRLLSLDISDDSLKKFYHNLMVAEAMHYRMFLDIATHYIDKEKVKNRWQEWLDYETEVLNHLDLRGDRMH is encoded by the coding sequence ATGTTAGGATTAAAATTAGCGACTGATCCACGATGGGTGAATTTAGCAGAAAAATCTATTGAAGACATATTGACTGACCATGCTTATTGCGAACAAAAAGCTACATCAACTTGTATTGCCTTAATTCAATATTATCCTGATAAAACATTTATGGTTGATAAATTAGTTCCTGTTGTGAATGAAGAATGGACACATTTTAGATTGGTACTAGATGAATTGAAGAAACGAAACTTACAATTAGGCAAACAAAGAAAAGATGAATATGTTAATCAGTTGAATAAAATGATGACAAAGAGTGGTATTCAAGAAGATTTATTTTTAGATAGAATGTTACAAGCTGCTTTAATTGAAGCAAGAAGTTGTGAGCGATTTCGCTTATTGTCTTTAGATATTTCAGATGATAGCTTAAAGAAATTTTATCATAATTTAATGGTGGCAGAAGCAATGCATTATAGAATGTTCTTAGATATTGCTACGCATTACATTGACAAAGAAAAGGTAAAAAACCGTTGGCAAGAATGGCTTGACTACGAAACGGAAGTACTTAATCATTTAGATTTGCGAGGCGATAGAATGCATTAG
- the hemF gene encoding oxygen-dependent coproporphyrinogen oxidase produces MATLNEIKTYLIDLQQNICTALETVDGKAKFISDKWTRAEGGGGDTRVISNGNVYEKGGVNFSHVFGKLPEVIKTETTNANFFDATGVSIVIHTQNPFVPIIHMNVRYFQMKKEENSNEIVDCWFGGGIDLSPAYPNEVDTKYFHEQLKAVCDKHDSSYYEKFKPWCDDYFTIQHRNEMRGVSGIFYDHLRPNETTSKSQFFEFMQSVGNAFAPIYTEISNRNKEKTYTKFNKEWQMIRRGRYAEFNLVYDRGTSFGLKSNGRVESILMSLPPQAIWQYNQQPLENSEEAKALAFFQPKNWIS; encoded by the coding sequence ATGGCAACATTAAATGAAATAAAAACTTATTTAATTGACTTACAACAAAACATTTGTACTGCACTAGAAACTGTTGATGGCAAAGCAAAATTTATTAGCGATAAATGGACAAGAGCTGAAGGTGGTGGTGGAGATACAAGAGTAATTAGCAATGGAAATGTGTACGAAAAAGGTGGCGTAAACTTTTCACATGTATTTGGCAAATTGCCTGAAGTAATTAAAACAGAAACTACCAATGCTAATTTTTTTGATGCTACAGGCGTATCGATTGTAATACATACTCAAAATCCGTTTGTGCCAATTATACATATGAATGTGCGTTATTTTCAGATGAAAAAAGAGGAAAACAGTAACGAAATTGTAGATTGTTGGTTTGGTGGTGGAATTGACCTATCTCCTGCTTATCCAAATGAAGTTGATACAAAATATTTTCATGAACAATTAAAAGCAGTCTGCGATAAACATGATAGTTCATATTATGAAAAATTTAAACCATGGTGTGATGATTATTTCACTATACAACACAGAAATGAAATGCGTGGCGTAAGTGGTATTTTTTATGATCATTTACGACCAAATGAAACAACAAGTAAAAGTCAATTTTTTGAATTTATGCAAAGTGTAGGCAATGCATTTGCTCCAATTTACACAGAAATATCAAACAGAAATAAAGAAAAAACATATACTAAATTTAATAAAGAATGGCAAATGATTCGTAGAGGAAGATATGCTGAATTTAATTTGGTATATGACAGAGGCACTTCATTTGGTTTAAAAAGTAATGGCAGAGTTGAATCTATATTAATGAGTTTGCCACCACAAGCTATTTGGCAATACAATCAACAACCATTAGAAAATAGTGAAGAAGCAAAAGCACTAGCATTTTTTCAACCAAAAAATTGGATTAGTTAG
- the vanZ gene encoding VanZ family protein has translation MDTNQIFKHSYIRILPALIWTGITFYICFLPGSELPKYNFLDKIYFDKIVHIAIYCIMLLLVIFSNIKYKYIKLIAIVWCISVGLLIEFVQGNYIANRSADIYDVVANIVGITIGYYLYHQNSKIAN, from the coding sequence TTGGACACTAATCAAATCTTTAAACACAGTTATATTAGAATTTTACCTGCACTAATTTGGACAGGCATTACTTTCTATATTTGTTTTTTACCAGGTAGCGAATTGCCCAAATATAATTTTCTAGATAAAATTTATTTCGACAAAATAGTACATATAGCAATATATTGTATTATGTTATTATTGGTAATATTTAGTAATATAAAATATAAATATATAAAATTAATAGCAATTGTTTGGTGTATTAGTGTTGGTTTATTAATAGAGTTTGTACAAGGTAATTATATTGCCAACCGAAGTGCAGACATTTATGATGTTGTAGCAAATATTGTTGGCATTACTATTGGATATTATTTATATCATCAAAATAGTAAAATTGCTAACTAA
- the gcvH gene encoding glycine cleavage system protein GcvH translates to MNFPSDLKYSKEHEWIKVLDDDTALIGITEFAQSELGDIIFVDIETVGETIEKDEIFGSVEAVKTVSDLYLPVSAEILEQNELLASQPELINNQPYGDGWMVKVKMTNIADLDDLMDSTAYAELVGH, encoded by the coding sequence ATGAATTTTCCAAGCGATTTAAAATACAGCAAAGAACACGAATGGATTAAAGTGCTAGACGATGATACTGCTTTAATTGGTATTACTGAATTTGCTCAAAGCGAACTAGGCGATATTATCTTTGTAGATATTGAGACAGTAGGTGAAACAATAGAAAAAGATGAAATTTTTGGTTCGGTAGAAGCAGTTAAAACAGTATCTGATTTGTATTTACCTGTTAGTGCAGAAATCTTAGAGCAAAATGAACTATTGGCAAGTCAACCAGAATTAATTAATAACCAACCTTATGGTGATGGTTGGATGGTTAAAGTAAAAATGACCAATATTGCTGATTTAGACGATTTGATGGATAGCACCGCTTACGCAGAATTAGTTGGACACTAA
- a CDS encoding DUF1761 domain-containing protein, producing the protein MEMNFVAIILIAFVPMVLGFIWYNPKTLGSAWMKACNLTEEDLKQGNMLVVFGVSFLLSIMLAFSLQFATIHQFGIFGAFEGTLDNPDMKTLYDTVMAKVGNNFRYFRHGFLHGGMVAVFTILPVLATNALFERKSVKYIFINFGYWFFCFAIMGGLLCKYAVQF; encoded by the coding sequence ATGGAAATGAATTTTGTAGCTATTATTTTAATAGCATTTGTACCAATGGTATTAGGATTTATTTGGTACAATCCAAAAACACTTGGCAGTGCTTGGATGAAAGCTTGTAACTTAACAGAAGAAGACTTAAAACAAGGCAATATGTTGGTCGTTTTTGGTGTGTCTTTTTTATTGAGTATTATGTTAGCATTCTCTTTGCAATTTGCAACAATACATCAATTTGGAATTTTTGGTGCTTTTGAAGGTACTTTAGATAATCCAGATATGAAAACACTCTACGATACTGTTATGGCGAAAGTAGGCAATAACTTTAGATATTTTAGACATGGTTTTTTACATGGTGGAATGGTAGCAGTATTTACTATTTTACCAGTTTTAGCAACCAATGCTCTATTTGAAAGAAAAAGTGTAAAGTATATTTTTATCAATTTTGGCTATTGGTTTTTCTGTTTTGCAATAATGGGTGGCTTGCTTTGTAAATATGCCGTACAGTTTTAA
- the sucC gene encoding ADP-forming succinate--CoA ligase subunit beta: MNLHEYQGKALLQKYGVKIQEGTVATTVEEAVAAGKAIEEKNKRAGVVVKAQIHAGGRGKGGGVKFSPNLDKLKENAEKIIGMTLVTPQTGPQGKVVHKVLIAEDVYYEGASPTKEFYVSVLLDRMKECNAIIYSTEGGMDIEEVAEHTPDKIFKEWIDPAVGLQAFQARRIAFNLGLSGNAYKDMVKFITNLYKAYVDNDASLFEINPVLKTSDDQIIAVDCKVNLDDNALYRHPELEAQRDLLEEDETEVEANAVGLNYVKLDGNVGCMVNGAGLAMATMDIIKLSGGEPANFLDVGGTADAERVEKAFRIILKDKNVKAILINIFGGIVRCDRVAQGVIDAYKNIGSINIPIIVRLQGTNADIAKKMIDDSGLKVESAILLSEAAELVNKAVA, from the coding sequence ATGAATTTACACGAATATCAAGGTAAAGCGTTATTACAAAAATACGGCGTAAAAATACAAGAAGGCACAGTAGCAACAACAGTTGAAGAAGCTGTAGCAGCTGGAAAAGCTATTGAAGAAAAAAATAAAAGAGCAGGTGTCGTTGTAAAAGCACAAATACATGCTGGTGGAAGAGGAAAAGGTGGTGGCGTTAAGTTTTCGCCTAATTTAGACAAATTAAAAGAGAATGCCGAAAAAATTATAGGCATGACGCTAGTTACACCACAAACTGGTCCACAAGGAAAAGTAGTACATAAAGTTTTAATAGCAGAAGATGTTTACTACGAAGGTGCTTCGCCTACAAAAGAGTTTTATGTATCTGTTTTGTTAGATAGAATGAAAGAGTGCAATGCTATTATTTATTCTACAGAAGGTGGAATGGATATTGAAGAAGTAGCAGAACATACTCCAGATAAAATTTTTAAAGAGTGGATTGATCCTGCTGTTGGCTTACAAGCATTTCAAGCTAGAAGAATTGCATTTAACTTAGGATTAAGTGGCAATGCTTATAAAGACATGGTAAAATTCATTACCAATTTATACAAAGCTTATGTTGATAATGATGCGTCTTTGTTTGAAATAAATCCAGTTTTAAAAACTTCTGACGATCAAATTATAGCTGTAGATTGTAAAGTAAATTTAGATGATAATGCTTTGTATAGACATCCAGAGTTAGAAGCACAAAGAGATTTACTAGAAGAAGATGAAACTGAAGTAGAAGCAAATGCAGTTGGCTTAAACTATGTAAAATTAGATGGCAATGTTGGCTGTATGGTAAATGGTGCTGGTTTGGCAATGGCTACTATGGATATTATTAAATTAAGTGGTGGCGAACCTGCAAATTTCTTAGATGTTGGTGGTACAGCAGATGCAGAAAGAGTAGAAAAAGCTTTTAGAATTATATTGAAAGACAAAAATGTAAAAGCGATTTTAATTAATATTTTTGGTGGAATAGTTCGTTGTGATAGAGTAGCACAAGGTGTAATTGATGCGTACAAAAATATTGGTTCTATTAATATTCCAATTATAGTTAGACTACAAGGAACAAATGCTGATATTGCTAAAAAAATGATAGACGATTCTGGTCTAAAAGTAGAATCTGCTATTCTATTAAGCGAAGCTGCCGAATTAGTAAACAAAGCAGTAGCATAG